The Amaranthus tricolor cultivar Red isolate AtriRed21 chromosome 6, ASM2621246v1, whole genome shotgun sequence genome has a segment encoding these proteins:
- the LOC130814518 gene encoding uncharacterized protein LOC130814518: MQFFGTTEINPSPPAITAAGNNAHMMYIFNRNGVCLLYREWNRSLRTLDAQQDQKLMFGLLFSLKSLTAKMDPTSVDKVNLGVPQLPGQGCSFHSFRTNTYKLSFMETPSGIKLILVTHPQTGDLRESLKYIYNLYVEYVVKNPLYTPGTPIKYELFNTTLDQYVRGLG, from the exons ATGCAGTTTTTTGGAACAACAGAGATAAACCCATCACCACCAGCTATAACAGCTGCAGGAAATAATGCACACATGATGTACATTTTCAATAGAAATGGGGTTTGTTTGCTTTACAGAGAATGGAATCGTTCACTTCGTACTTTAGATGCTCAGCAAGATCAGAAACTCATGTTTGGTTTGCTCTTTTCCCTCAAATCTCTCACCGCTAAGATGGATCCCACTAG TGTGGATAAGGTTAATCTTGGAGTACCTCAATTGCCTGGCCAAGGGTGTTCTTTTCATAGCTTTCGTACCAATACATATAAGCTTAGCTTCATGGAAACTCCATCGGGAATTAAG CTTATCTTGGTCACTCATCCTCAAACGGGTGATCTACGAGAATCCCTCAAGTACATTTACAACTTATATGTTGAATATGTTGTCAAGAATCCACTTTATACGCCTGGAACTCCAATTAA GTACGAACTCTTCAACACTACGTTAGATCAATATGTTCGAGGCCTGGGTTAA